Genomic DNA from Paenibacillus sp. KS-LC4:
TTGCGATCGTGCAAGGTGACGGGGCGGCCGTAAGCTCTCCATATGCAGTGAGGAATGCGCATGCTGCGTATGTGCCTTATTTTCAGAAGGGGAATTTGAGTGAGCTGGCGATGTCGTATGTGCTGAAGGATTGGCTTGGACTTGATGAGCCGGGGCAAACCTACTTGCTCTTTAAGGAAATTTACCCGTTCTCAGATTTAACGCTTTTGGCCCGAATGGCCGATACCTTATATGAGGCAGGCATTCCTTTTGTGGTCAGCGTCCAGCCGGTTTTCAGCAATTTTGAATTTCCGGCAATGCAGCGCTACCTGGAGACGCTAAAATATGTCCAGTCGCGCAATGGTGCCATCCTCGTTAATGCGCCGGTTGTAGCCTCGACCATCGGCCAAAATGACCAGACACTCCAAACGAAGATGACCTCGTTCATTGACGTATTAGCCGCTTACGGCATTGCCCCGCTTGGCATGGGGGCTGAAATGTATTGGGCCTACGACAAGGAATATGCTGCTGATGGCATGGACTTTTTTAATTCGGCGGTGCTGCTTCCGAATAAGAAGCTGATGTATCGGTCGCAGACGAATGTCTCCAAGGCGTTCGCCTCGTCGCTTTACAGCATAAGCCCAAGCTACTTGGCAGGCTTTGAGCATCACGGCAAGGCTTGGGAGCCGTTTCCAATGAATACGGCGCTGACCTATGATTTTGCTGAAAATGAAGCCCAGCTTAACGCCGATCTCACCGCTATTATAGAGAGCTGGATGATCTTCGCAGATTACAAGCAAAGCAAGCACGAGGTGCGGACGGAGACGAATGTCATTCTCTCAGAGGGCGGCCAAATGACGATTAACGGTCAAGCCGTTGCCTTGAATAATGCGTTGAAGCAGGTTAGCTCCGAGTATGAATATGCGGATAAGGGAACGGTAAGCTTTACCACCTTGTTTAATGTGCAAAATAAAATTTTCATCGTCATTATTATTGTGTCGCTTTTCATATTCGGCTTCCTCTTTATGATTGGATACCGATTGTACAGACGCAAATATTACAAATAAGGAGACAGCTATGACAATCGCAGACATCCTCATGTTGATTGCCGTTATCTGTATTTGGTCGCTGTTGCTCGTCAATGTGGTGCTGATTATCGCGGGCTATTTATTTTATATCCAGAGCGAGGGGAAGCCTGTACCGGAAATCAAAGGGGACACCCCATTCGTTACGATTATGGTTCCAGCACACAATGAAGGTAAGGTTATTACGAAAACGGTAGAATCGCTGCTCGCACTCGATTATCCGCATGACCGCTACGAAATTATCGTCATTAACGATAATTCCTCGGATAACAGCGCGGTGCTGCTTGCCGAGGTGCAGGCCAGATACGCGGGGCGCAATTTAATTATTATTAACACCGATAAGGTGACGGGCGGCAAGGGCAAGTCGAATGCGCTCAACATTGGCTTCCAGCAGAGCCGCGGCGAGCTGATTGCGATTTATGATGCGGACAACACGCCGGAGCGCACGGCGCTTCGCTACCTGGTCGGCGAAATTACGAATGATGATACGCTCGGAGCGGTCATCGGCAAGTTCCGTACGCGCAATCGCGATACGAATCTGCTCACCCGCTTTATTAACATTGAAACGCTGTCCTTCCAGTGGATGGCGCAGGCGGGCAGATGGAAGCTGTTCAAGCTTTGCACGATACCCGGCACGAACTTCATTATGTGGCGTCATATCGTCGAGCGGATTGGCGGCTGGGATGTGAAGGCGATTGCCGAGGACACCGAGATCAGCTTCCGCATTTATATGATGGGCTACCGAATTAAGTTTCAGCCGAAGTCCGTCACATGGGAGCAGGAGCCGCAAACGGTCAAGGTATGGTTCAAGCAGCGAACGCGCTGGGCGAAGGGCAATATTTATGTCATTGTGAAAAATATCCCCTTGCTGTTTGACCGCTCGGCAACGAATATCCGCTTTGATATTTTATATTTCCTATCCATCTACTTTCTCCTGCTTACGTCGCTCGTTATGTCGGATCTGCTGCTCATTCTTCATGCTTTAGGTTATGTACATACGACAATTGCTGGATTCAGCTCCTTCCTATGGGTGCTGGCAGTTACGCTGTTTATAGTAGGCACTTATATTACGCTAACAACGGAAAAAGGCGAGCTAAGGCTGTCCAATGTATGGATTATTATGCTGATGTACGTATCTTATTGCCAAATGTGGATGGTTGTTGCGGCCTACGGCTTATATACCTACCTTAAGGATTTAGTGTTTAAGCGTGAAGCAAGATGGTACAAAACCGAACGTTATTAAAGCTGGAGGAGAGCATCATGAAAATACGCATATTCGTCATTACCTGCATTTGCATGGCGATGCTGCTGGGCCAGTTCGGCCAGCTTGGCCGGGCTACGGCAAGCGCAGCAGAGGCACCTGGCACAGAAAGCTATAAAATTTCATTCGTTGCAGCCGATACATCCATGTCGGGTGTAATGACTTCGCGTCAGGATTTTTTTCAAATACCGTCCTATTGGGATGTAAGCAGCGTCACTGTCAATGTGGACTATATGGTGTCGCAGCTAGCTGACAAGGACCGTTCCAGCGTCACCTTGGCGATTAACGGCGTAGCCTTTTATTCATTCCGCCCAGACCGTACGGTGGAGAAAAAGCAGCGCCTGAGCGTAACCATTCCGCGCGAGCTGCTGGCGGAGGGCAGTAATACGCTGTCGACAGTAGGAAGCATTGAGACGATCGTCAATGATCAAATTTGCTCACCTGACGAGACGCGTGACAAT
This window encodes:
- a CDS encoding glycosyltransferase, coding for MTIADILMLIAVICIWSLLLVNVVLIIAGYLFYIQSEGKPVPEIKGDTPFVTIMVPAHNEGKVITKTVESLLALDYPHDRYEIIVINDNSSDNSAVLLAEVQARYAGRNLIIINTDKVTGGKGKSNALNIGFQQSRGELIAIYDADNTPERTALRYLVGEITNDDTLGAVIGKFRTRNRDTNLLTRFINIETLSFQWMAQAGRWKLFKLCTIPGTNFIMWRHIVERIGGWDVKAIAEDTEISFRIYMMGYRIKFQPKSVTWEQEPQTVKVWFKQRTRWAKGNIYVIVKNIPLLFDRSATNIRFDILYFLSIYFLLLTSLVMSDLLLILHALGYVHTTIAGFSSFLWVLAVTLFIVGTYITLTTEKGELRLSNVWIIMLMYVSYCQMWMVVAAYGLYTYLKDLVFKREARWYKTERY